A window of the Egibacter rhizosphaerae genome harbors these coding sequences:
- a CDS encoding OmpA family protein, translated as MRGLVVLISLAVLVLLAACDDAADDEDEATQASEEDAAASVEVEEGEAEAESGEAGSGETDGTGGDADEGGAPERPESDVELVEEAREDFLGEELGASEMETTEQLGSEIERIEELESRYDAEETEQGEVQLTVPDHVLFDFDSDELRPEAAEALDDIAEVIEHYEDAPVEIQGHTDHIGEPEYNLDLSERRAHSVVDYLVDRGVDEGRLTARGLGEEEPVAPNEHEDGSDNPEGRAQNRRVEVLIDE; from the coding sequence ATGCGTGGACTCGTCGTGCTGATCAGCCTGGCGGTGCTCGTGCTCTTGGCAGCCTGTGACGACGCCGCCGACGACGAGGACGAGGCCACGCAGGCCTCGGAAGAGGACGCGGCGGCCTCGGTTGAGGTGGAGGAGGGCGAGGCGGAGGCGGAGTCGGGCGAGGCCGGCTCGGGGGAGACCGACGGCACGGGCGGCGACGCCGACGAGGGCGGCGCCCCCGAGCGCCCCGAGAGCGATGTCGAGCTCGTCGAGGAGGCGCGTGAGGACTTCCTCGGCGAGGAGCTCGGCGCCTCCGAGATGGAGACCACGGAGCAGCTCGGCTCCGAGATCGAGCGGATCGAGGAACTCGAGTCCCGCTACGACGCCGAGGAGACCGAGCAGGGCGAGGTGCAGCTCACCGTTCCCGACCACGTGCTGTTCGACTTCGACTCCGACGAGTTGCGACCCGAGGCGGCGGAGGCGCTCGACGACATCGCCGAGGTCATCGAGCACTACGAGGACGCGCCCGTCGAGATCCAGGGTCACACCGACCATATCGGCGAGCCCGAGTACAACCTCGATCTCTCGGAGCGGCGGGCCCACTCGGTCGTCGACTACCTCGTCGACCGCGGCGTGGACGAGGGTCGCCTCACGGCTCGCGGGCTCGGGGAGGAAGAGCCCGTTGCGCCCAACGAACACGAGGACGGCTCCGACAATCCCGAAGGTCGAGCGCAGAACCGGCGGGTCGAGGTCCTGATCGACGAGTAA
- a CDS encoding acyl-CoA carboxylase subunit beta, with protein sequence MTPSATGTGGRVTDTTAGKLEELRRRKAEAEEPGSERAVQRQREKGKLTARERVDALLDEGSFVETDRLAIHRATGFGMEEEHPPGDGVLTGYGTIDGRRVCLFSQDFTVFGGSLGEVFAEKICKIMDLALRMGVPMIGLNDSGGARIQEGVVALGGYGDIFYRNVRASGVVPQISAIMGPCAGGAVYSPAMTDFVFMVRESSHMFITGPEVIKTVTGEDVTFEELGGAMSHATRSGVAHVAADDEISCLEDIKYLLEFLPDNNLEEPPHSQPDDDPDRADAALDTLVPDGSNQPYDIRDVIGHVVDEGEFYELQPNYAQNLVIGFSRLDGHPVGVVGNQPMHLAGVLDVAASEKGARFVRTCDAFNLPILTFEDVPGFLPGTDQEWGGIIRHGAKLLYAYCEATVPKLTVITRKAYGGAYDVMGSKHAGADANFAWPTAEIAVMGAEGAVSVLYRKELADLERRGEDVEHRRQELIDHYHGELANPWRAAERGYLDDVIEPSATRPTLVRALRFARTKRQAPPARKHGNIPL encoded by the coding sequence ATGACGCCGTCCGCGACAGGCACAGGGGGACGCGTGACCGATACGACCGCCGGCAAGCTCGAGGAGTTGCGGCGCCGCAAGGCCGAGGCCGAGGAGCCCGGCAGCGAGCGCGCCGTCCAGCGCCAGCGCGAGAAGGGCAAGCTCACCGCGCGTGAGCGGGTGGACGCCCTGCTCGACGAGGGGTCGTTCGTGGAGACCGACCGGCTCGCGATCCACCGGGCGACCGGTTTCGGGATGGAGGAGGAGCACCCGCCCGGGGACGGGGTGCTCACCGGCTACGGCACGATCGACGGCCGCCGCGTCTGCCTGTTCAGCCAGGACTTCACCGTCTTCGGGGGGTCGCTCGGCGAGGTGTTCGCGGAGAAGATCTGCAAGATCATGGACCTCGCCCTGCGCATGGGCGTGCCGATGATCGGACTGAACGACTCCGGCGGGGCGCGGATCCAGGAGGGCGTGGTCGCGCTCGGCGGGTACGGGGACATCTTCTACCGCAACGTCCGGGCGTCGGGGGTCGTGCCGCAGATCTCGGCGATCATGGGCCCGTGCGCGGGCGGCGCGGTCTACTCGCCGGCGATGACCGACTTCGTGTTCATGGTCCGCGAGTCGAGCCACATGTTCATCACCGGCCCAGAGGTGATCAAGACCGTGACGGGCGAGGACGTGACGTTCGAGGAGCTCGGCGGGGCGATGAGCCACGCCACCCGATCCGGCGTGGCCCACGTCGCCGCCGACGACGAGATCTCCTGCCTCGAGGACATCAAGTACCTGCTCGAGTTCCTGCCGGACAACAACCTCGAGGAACCGCCGCACAGCCAGCCGGACGACGACCCCGACCGCGCTGACGCGGCGCTCGACACGCTCGTGCCGGACGGCTCCAACCAGCCCTACGACATCCGCGACGTCATCGGCCATGTCGTGGACGAGGGCGAGTTCTACGAGCTGCAGCCCAACTACGCGCAGAACCTCGTCATCGGCTTCTCCCGCCTCGACGGACACCCCGTGGGGGTCGTCGGGAACCAGCCGATGCATCTGGCGGGCGTGCTCGACGTGGCCGCGAGCGAGAAGGGCGCGCGGTTCGTGCGCACGTGCGACGCGTTCAACCTCCCGATCCTCACCTTCGAGGACGTGCCCGGGTTCCTGCCGGGCACCGACCAGGAGTGGGGCGGGATCATCCGCCACGGCGCGAAGCTGCTCTACGCGTACTGTGAGGCGACGGTGCCCAAGCTCACCGTCATCACCCGCAAGGCCTACGGCGGCGCGTACGACGTGATGGGCTCCAAGCACGCCGGCGCGGACGCGAACTTCGCGTGGCCGACCGCCGAGATCGCCGTGATGGGCGCCGAGGGGGCCGTCAGCGTCCTGTACCGCAAGGAGCTCGCCGACCTCGAGCGCCGGGGCGAGGACGTCGAGCACCGGCGGCAGGAGCTCATCGACCACTACCACGGGGAGCTCGCGAATCCCTGGCGCGCCGCCGAGCGCGGTTACCTCGACGACGTGATCGAACCGTCGGCGACGCGGCCGACCCTGGTCCGAGCGCTGCGCTTCGCGCGCACGAAGCGCCAGGCGCCGCCGGCCCGCAAGCACGGCAACATCCCGCTCTGA
- a CDS encoding biotin--[acetyl-CoA-carboxylase] ligase, translating to MPGPPDGLVRSLTTGSGGLAGFEWHEEVGSTNDLAAEAARRGASEIHLVLADHQVRGRGRRGREWRAPPGSSLTGTFLLRPGDAPVETLPLLAGVVLAEVVDAYLAPARALARERTATAPGANEGTGQERRGGPELGLKWPNDLLLRPGPNHSWTKAAGVLIEREGPAALLGIGCNVDWRGVPRPEGVVATSIAETIGEPVDRWRVLAGLVGVLARRYATWREDPRDTLAAYRDRCVTLGARVRVTGNASDLGDLEGEATGIGDDGRLLVATPRGERAVAAGDVIHLHEA from the coding sequence ATGCCCGGCCCTCCCGACGGACTCGTGCGCAGCCTGACCACCGGGTCGGGTGGGCTCGCCGGGTTCGAGTGGCACGAGGAGGTCGGGTCGACCAACGACCTCGCGGCGGAGGCGGCGCGGCGCGGCGCATCGGAGATCCACCTCGTGCTCGCCGACCATCAGGTCCGCGGCCGGGGCCGACGCGGCCGCGAGTGGCGGGCGCCGCCGGGGTCCTCGCTGACGGGCACGTTCCTGCTGCGGCCGGGCGACGCGCCGGTCGAGACGCTGCCGCTGCTGGCCGGGGTGGTCCTCGCGGAGGTCGTGGACGCCTACCTCGCGCCCGCGCGGGCGCTGGCGCGGGAACGCACCGCCACGGCGCCGGGCGCGAACGAAGGCACCGGGCAGGAGCGTCGGGGAGGCCCCGAGCTGGGCCTCAAGTGGCCCAACGACCTGCTGCTGCGTCCCGGTCCGAACCACTCGTGGACGAAGGCGGCCGGCGTGCTCATCGAGCGCGAGGGGCCGGCGGCCCTGCTCGGCATCGGCTGCAACGTCGACTGGCGCGGCGTGCCGCGCCCCGAAGGCGTGGTGGCGACCTCGATCGCCGAGACGATCGGCGAGCCGGTCGACCGCTGGCGGGTGCTCGCCGGGCTGGTCGGGGTCCTCGCCCGACGGTACGCGACATGGCGCGAGGATCCGCGCGACACCCTGGCCGCCTACCGCGACCGGTGCGTCACCCTGGGAGCGCGCGTGCGCGTCACCGGGAACGCCAGCGACCTGGGCGACCTCGAGGGCGAGGCCACCGGAATCGGCGACGACGGGCGGCTCCTGGTCGCGACCCCCCGGGGGGAGCGGGCCGTGGCCGCGGGCGACGTCATCCACCTCCACGAGGCGTAG
- a CDS encoding phytoene desaturase family protein: MSRATPRAVVVGGGQNGLSAACTLAGKGWDVTVLERAGELGGAVKTRELTLPGFHHDVYSAVYPAAAASPVFRRWPLERHGLRFVHPIVAAAHPLDDGSAPALHRSLADTRASLDGFGDGDGRRWAEAMGPLVARFDALRGVMLGGFPPIAGGAKLLARLKLSGTLEFARLLLMPASGLADDLFESDAARAWLYGSALHGDAGPHSAGSAIAGAYLNLMGHAVGWPSPEGGAARLVDALVSYLRELGGTTRCDAPVERVVAQGGRAVGVELADGERIAADAVVCDLNPHGLARVAGDILPQATLRKYRRFRYGPGTLKVDWALDGPIPWAAPEARQAGTIHVGGSAAEIARAVAEVELGEWPERPFLLAGSQTVADPTRAPAGKHTAWAYTHTPGYGSAGQVEEQVARLEAQMERFAPGFSSRVLGRHVQSPRDIEAGTPNLVAGDVGAGSHALDQVVFRPVPSLSPYRTGVRGLYLGSASAFPGGAVHGVAGHAAARAAITDRRVRRVG; the protein is encoded by the coding sequence GTGAGCCGCGCGACGCCGCGCGCCGTCGTCGTCGGGGGCGGCCAGAACGGGCTGTCGGCCGCCTGCACGCTGGCCGGCAAGGGCTGGGACGTCACGGTGCTCGAGCGCGCCGGCGAGCTCGGCGGCGCGGTCAAGACCCGCGAGCTCACCCTCCCCGGCTTCCACCACGACGTCTACTCGGCCGTGTACCCCGCGGCCGCAGCGAGCCCCGTGTTCCGCCGCTGGCCGCTGGAGCGGCACGGGTTGCGGTTCGTGCACCCGATCGTGGCGGCGGCGCATCCGCTGGACGACGGCAGCGCGCCCGCGTTGCATCGCTCGCTCGCCGACACGCGGGCGAGCCTCGACGGCTTCGGCGACGGCGACGGGCGCCGCTGGGCGGAGGCGATGGGGCCGCTCGTCGCGCGCTTCGACGCCCTGCGGGGGGTGATGCTGGGCGGGTTCCCACCGATCGCGGGAGGTGCGAAGCTGCTGGCTCGGCTCAAGCTCTCGGGCACGCTCGAGTTCGCGCGGCTCCTGCTCATGCCGGCCAGCGGGCTCGCCGACGACCTGTTCGAGAGCGACGCCGCGCGGGCGTGGCTGTACGGCTCGGCGCTGCACGGCGACGCGGGGCCGCACAGCGCCGGCAGCGCGATCGCGGGGGCGTACCTGAACCTGATGGGGCACGCGGTCGGGTGGCCGAGCCCCGAGGGGGGAGCGGCCCGGCTCGTCGACGCGCTCGTCTCCTACCTGCGCGAGCTCGGCGGGACCACGCGTTGCGACGCGCCGGTCGAGCGGGTCGTCGCCCAGGGCGGCCGCGCCGTCGGGGTGGAGCTCGCGGACGGCGAGCGCATCGCCGCGGACGCGGTCGTGTGCGATCTCAACCCCCATGGGCTCGCCCGCGTCGCCGGGGACATCCTGCCGCAGGCGACGCTGAGGAAGTACCGCCGTTTCCGCTACGGACCCGGGACGCTCAAGGTCGACTGGGCGCTCGACGGTCCGATCCCGTGGGCGGCCCCGGAGGCCCGCCAGGCCGGCACGATCCATGTGGGTGGCAGCGCCGCCGAGATCGCTCGCGCGGTCGCGGAGGTCGAGTTGGGCGAGTGGCCCGAACGGCCGTTCCTGCTCGCGGGGAGTCAGACGGTGGCCGACCCCACCCGGGCGCCGGCCGGCAAGCACACCGCGTGGGCCTACACGCACACGCCCGGGTACGGCAGCGCGGGCCAGGTGGAGGAGCAGGTCGCGCGGCTCGAGGCACAGATGGAGCGCTTCGCGCCCGGCTTCTCGTCGCGCGTGCTCGGCCGCCACGTGCAGTCGCCGCGGGACATCGAGGCCGGCACCCCGAACCTCGTCGCCGGCGACGTCGGCGCCGGCAGCCACGCCCTCGACCAGGTGGTCTTCCGCCCCGTGCCCTCGCTGTCTCCCTACCGGACCGGCGTGCGGGGTCTGTACCTCGGCAGCGCCTCGGCCTTCCCGGGGGGCGCGGTGCACGGGGTGGCCGGCCACGCCGCCGCGAGGGCGGCCATCACCGACCGCAGGGTGCGCCGGGTCGGCTGA
- a CDS encoding Gmad2 immunoglobulin-like domain-containing protein, with translation MRTLLRVALAGLLLLALAACSDAEDETTLEGEPDDSGEEEEPDPDDSDDADETDETDEEDEADEEPEEVDEEEAEDEADDEDVDAAEADEGNDGDGDGESQSVTTFALREIDGDYFVESVQTTTEPTEAVATASIEAMLDAEPADPGLTRPLESSPEVLGASIDDGVLTVNLTEEVRDGSPGGAAHEGAFAQALAHAGAQFDSVDAVSLQVEGDPIDELWGHLDWSEPIAPDPFMRADVDVETPNYGDTYATGSVLEVSGTSLTFESNVQFELRDPSGETVEESFTTADQPGMDQRGPFAHQMDRPLDEPGEWTLVVRSPDPSDGEADRAQYTAEIAVQVEE, from the coding sequence GTGCGCACGCTGTTGCGCGTCGCCCTTGCGGGCCTGCTGCTACTCGCGCTGGCTGCCTGTAGTGACGCTGAGGACGAGACCACGCTCGAGGGGGAGCCCGACGACTCCGGTGAGGAGGAGGAGCCCGATCCGGACGACTCGGATGACGCCGACGAGACCGACGAGACCGACGAGGAGGACGAGGCCGACGAGGAGCCGGAGGAGGTGGACGAAGAGGAGGCCGAGGACGAGGCCGACGACGAGGACGTCGACGCCGCCGAGGCGGATGAGGGGAACGACGGCGACGGCGACGGCGAGAGCCAATCGGTGACGACCTTCGCCCTCCGGGAGATCGACGGCGACTACTTCGTCGAGTCGGTGCAGACCACGACCGAGCCCACCGAGGCGGTGGCCACGGCCTCGATCGAGGCGATGCTCGACGCCGAGCCCGCCGACCCGGGCCTCACCCGCCCGCTCGAGTCCTCCCCCGAGGTGCTCGGCGCCAGCATCGATGACGGCGTGCTGACGGTGAACCTCACCGAGGAGGTCCGGGACGGCTCTCCGGGCGGCGCCGCCCACGAGGGGGCGTTCGCGCAGGCACTCGCGCACGCGGGAGCCCAGTTCGACAGCGTCGATGCCGTGAGCCTGCAGGTCGAGGGGGACCCGATCGACGAGCTGTGGGGCCACCTCGACTGGAGCGAACCGATCGCGCCCGACCCCTTCATGCGCGCGGACGTGGACGTGGAGACGCCGAACTACGGCGACACCTACGCGACCGGGAGCGTCCTCGAGGTGTCCGGTACGTCGCTCACGTTCGAGTCGAACGTGCAGTTCGAGCTGCGGGACCCCTCGGGCGAGACGGTCGAGGAGTCGTTCACCACCGCCGACCAGCCCGGGATGGACCAACGCGGACCGTTCGCGCACCAGATGGACCGGCCGCTCGACGAGCCGGGCGAGTGGACGCTGGTGGTGCGGTCGCCGGACCCGTCGGACGGGGAGGCCGACCGAGCGCAGTACACCGCCGAGATCGCCGTCCAGGTCGAGGAGTAG
- a CDS encoding carboxyl transferase domain-containing protein, translating into MSTVLGTGANPHDETFRAHEAAHTELVADLRARLAATAEGGGERARERHTSRGKLLPRDRVDRLVDPGSAFLELSPLAALGMYDDETPAAGIVTGVGRVCGRSVVIVANDATVKGGSYYPETVKKHLRAQEVARANRLPCIYLVDSGGAYLPRQDEVFPDRDHFGRIFRNQAQLSEMGVPQIAAVLGSCTAGGAYVPAMSDETVIVAEQGTIFLGGPPLVKAATGEEVSAEELGGGDVHTRVSGVADHLATDDAHALEIVRSIVATLPEPGPPPWDVADPEPPAVDAAELYGVVPTDPRTPYEVREVIARLVDGSRLHEFKPRYGSTLVTGFAHIWGHPVGIVANNGILFSESALKGAHFIQLCDRRAVPLLFLQNISGFMVGREYEAGGIAKDGAKMVTAVACARVPKLTVLIGGSYGAGNYAMCGRAYDPRFLFTWPNARISVMGGEQAANVLATVRRDQLEARGEAWPAEDEEAFKQPIREQYETQGHPYYATARLWDDGVIDPLDTRRVLGLSLSAVAGAPLDDLGYGVFRM; encoded by the coding sequence ATGAGCACCGTACTGGGGACCGGGGCGAACCCGCACGACGAGACGTTCCGCGCCCACGAGGCAGCCCACACCGAGCTGGTCGCCGATCTGCGTGCCCGCTTGGCGGCCACGGCCGAGGGAGGGGGCGAGCGGGCCCGGGAGCGGCACACCTCCCGGGGCAAGCTGTTGCCCCGCGACCGCGTCGATCGGCTGGTCGATCCTGGCAGCGCGTTCCTGGAGCTGAGCCCGCTGGCCGCGCTAGGGATGTACGACGACGAGACACCGGCCGCGGGCATCGTGACCGGCGTCGGTCGCGTGTGCGGACGCTCGGTCGTGATCGTCGCGAACGACGCCACCGTCAAGGGCGGCTCCTACTATCCGGAGACGGTCAAGAAGCATCTGCGCGCGCAGGAGGTCGCGCGGGCCAACCGCCTGCCGTGCATCTACCTGGTCGACTCGGGCGGGGCCTACCTGCCGCGCCAGGACGAGGTCTTCCCCGACCGCGACCACTTCGGCCGGATCTTCCGCAACCAGGCGCAGCTGTCGGAGATGGGCGTCCCGCAGATCGCGGCCGTGCTCGGTTCGTGCACCGCCGGCGGCGCCTACGTGCCCGCGATGAGCGACGAGACGGTCATCGTCGCCGAGCAGGGCACCATCTTCCTGGGTGGCCCGCCGCTGGTGAAGGCCGCGACCGGCGAGGAGGTCTCCGCCGAGGAGCTGGGTGGGGGCGACGTGCACACTCGCGTGTCCGGTGTCGCCGATCACCTCGCCACCGACGACGCGCACGCGCTCGAGATCGTCCGGTCGATCGTCGCGACCTTGCCCGAGCCGGGACCGCCGCCGTGGGACGTCGCCGACCCGGAGCCGCCCGCGGTCGACGCGGCCGAGCTCTACGGGGTGGTGCCGACCGACCCGCGCACCCCCTACGAGGTCCGCGAGGTGATCGCGCGGCTGGTGGACGGCAGCCGCCTGCACGAGTTCAAGCCGCGGTACGGGTCGACGCTCGTGACCGGTTTCGCGCACATCTGGGGCCATCCGGTCGGCATCGTCGCGAACAACGGGATCCTGTTCAGCGAGTCCGCGCTCAAGGGGGCGCACTTCATCCAGCTGTGCGACCGGCGCGCGGTGCCGCTGCTGTTCCTGCAGAACATCAGCGGCTTCATGGTCGGACGCGAGTACGAGGCCGGGGGCATCGCCAAGGACGGCGCGAAGATGGTCACGGCCGTCGCGTGCGCCCGGGTGCCCAAGCTCACGGTCCTGATCGGCGGGTCCTACGGCGCGGGCAACTACGCGATGTGCGGGCGGGCGTACGACCCGCGGTTCCTCTTCACGTGGCCGAACGCCCGGATCAGCGTGATGGGCGGCGAGCAGGCGGCGAACGTCCTCGCGACGGTTCGTCGTGACCAGCTCGAGGCGCGGGGGGAGGCCTGGCCGGCCGAGGACGAGGAGGCCTTCAAGCAGCCGATCCGCGAGCAGTACGAGACGCAGGGCCACCCGTACTACGCGACGGCGCGGCTGTGGGACGACGGCGTGATCGACCCGCTCGACACCCGTCGGGTGCTCGGGCTGTCGCTCTCGGCCGTGGCGGGTGCGCCGCTCGACGACCTCGGCTACGGGGTCTTCCGCATGTGA
- a CDS encoding glycerol-3-phosphate dehydrogenase/oxidase yields MLPIAKLGPSERADALDRLDSEDFDVLVIGGGVTGAGSALDAASRGLRTALIEREDFAAGTSSASTKLIHGGLRYLEKLDFGLVQEALTERARMLEELCPHLVHPVPFLYPLTGRAWERAYVGAGVLLYDTIGTGKRGVPVHKHLSRTGALRLAPDLREDALVGAIRYYDAQVDDARHTAMLARTAAHHGALVTTHVEATDLTKQGGCVTGAVATDTESGREVRITARRIVNATGPWTDEVQNMAGQAQVKVRPSKGVHFLVPRERLDLGVGLIMRTEKSVLFVVPWGNRWIIGTTDTDWDESVDDVVATQADLDYLLDRLNPMLRHPLTKADITGVYAGLRPLLAATEGSTAELSREHSVLESTPGLISIGGGKYTTYRVMAEDAVDRAVEGLDREVPPSPTRHLPLLGAIGYEAAVADRERIARQAGVHVAWIDHLLARYGDLYEEVLALGEERPHLMQPLEGAPSYLGVEVAYAASHEGARDLFDALERRTRVRIEVADRGLAAAEPAAAILADVLDWDDETRKDAIDAYRKAVEADRAAEQASTDQEAVAARHPG; encoded by the coding sequence ATGCTGCCCATCGCCAAGCTCGGCCCGAGCGAACGTGCCGACGCGCTCGATCGTCTGGACAGCGAGGACTTCGACGTCCTCGTGATCGGCGGCGGTGTCACGGGCGCTGGATCCGCGCTCGACGCGGCGAGCCGGGGACTGCGCACCGCGCTCATCGAGCGTGAGGACTTCGCGGCGGGCACCTCGTCGGCGTCGACGAAGCTGATCCACGGCGGGCTGCGCTACCTGGAGAAACTGGACTTCGGGCTGGTGCAGGAGGCGCTCACCGAGCGGGCACGCATGCTGGAGGAGCTCTGCCCGCACCTCGTGCACCCGGTCCCGTTCCTGTACCCCCTGACCGGCCGGGCCTGGGAGCGCGCGTACGTGGGGGCGGGCGTGCTCCTCTACGACACCATCGGGACGGGCAAGCGCGGCGTGCCGGTGCACAAGCACCTGAGCCGCACGGGCGCGCTCCGGTTGGCTCCCGACCTGCGGGAGGACGCCCTCGTCGGCGCGATCCGCTACTACGACGCGCAGGTCGACGACGCGCGCCACACGGCGATGCTCGCCCGGACGGCAGCCCATCACGGGGCCCTGGTCACCACCCACGTGGAGGCGACGGACCTCACGAAGCAGGGCGGATGCGTCACGGGCGCGGTGGCCACCGACACCGAGAGCGGCCGGGAGGTCCGGATCACCGCGCGCCGGATCGTCAACGCGACCGGTCCGTGGACCGACGAGGTCCAGAACATGGCGGGGCAGGCACAGGTGAAGGTGCGCCCCTCGAAGGGCGTTCACTTCCTCGTCCCCCGGGAGCGTCTCGACCTCGGCGTCGGGCTGATCATGCGGACGGAGAAGAGCGTGCTCTTCGTCGTCCCGTGGGGGAACCGGTGGATCATCGGGACGACCGACACCGACTGGGACGAGAGCGTCGACGACGTCGTCGCGACCCAGGCCGACCTCGACTACCTGCTCGACCGCCTCAACCCGATGCTGCGTCACCCGCTGACCAAGGCCGACATCACGGGGGTCTACGCGGGGCTGCGACCGTTGCTCGCCGCGACGGAAGGGTCCACCGCGGAGCTGTCGCGTGAGCACTCGGTGCTGGAGTCGACGCCCGGGCTCATCTCGATCGGTGGTGGGAAGTACACCACGTACCGGGTCATGGCCGAGGACGCGGTCGATCGTGCCGTGGAAGGGCTCGATCGGGAGGTGCCGCCCTCGCCGACTCGTCACCTGCCCCTGCTCGGTGCGATCGGATACGAGGCCGCGGTGGCCGATCGTGAGCGCATCGCTCGGCAGGCCGGTGTTCATGTCGCCTGGATCGACCACCTGCTCGCGCGCTACGGGGACCTCTACGAGGAGGTTCTCGCCCTGGGGGAGGAGCGGCCGCACCTAATGCAGCCGCTCGAGGGCGCGCCCTCGTACCTGGGGGTCGAGGTCGCCTACGCCGCGAGCCACGAGGGAGCCCGTGACCTCTTCGATGCCCTGGAGCGCCGCACCCGGGTGCGCATCGAGGTTGCCGACCGGGGGCTCGCCGCCGCCGAGCCGGCCGCCGCGATCCTCGCCGACGTGCTCGACTGGGACGACGAGACGCGCAAGGACGCGATCGACGCCTACCGCAAGGCGGTGGAGGCCGACCGTGCGGCCGAGCAGGCGTCCACCGATCAGGAAGCGGTCGCGGCTCGTCACCCGGGCTGA
- a CDS encoding lysophospholipid acyltransferase family protein, translating to MASTDEELQYDSSWARRPLARVGRMIVALGLMRFLIFLHNAPRAHGRDRLKGLQGPVLVASNHASHLDTPIILQSLPRPLRGRTGVVAAADYFFKNRFTGWFVCLCFATIPIERSGISEHTREQINGMVADGWSILLFPEGTRTRDGRMGRLKHGTAAMSIQYGLPIVPVYLTGTHESHGKGSKWPTPHRVHVYFGEPIPPRTDDDYRALTTELRERLELLAAEAGRAEP from the coding sequence GTGGCGAGCACGGACGAAGAACTGCAGTACGACTCATCGTGGGCACGGCGCCCGCTCGCGCGGGTGGGACGCATGATCGTCGCGTTGGGGCTCATGCGCTTTCTCATCTTCCTGCACAACGCACCGCGGGCACACGGGCGCGACCGACTCAAGGGGCTCCAGGGGCCGGTGCTGGTCGCCAGCAACCACGCGAGCCACCTCGACACCCCGATCATCCTGCAGAGCCTCCCACGCCCGCTGCGGGGCCGCACGGGCGTGGTGGCCGCGGCCGACTACTTCTTCAAGAATCGATTCACCGGCTGGTTCGTGTGCCTGTGCTTCGCCACCATCCCCATCGAACGCAGCGGCATCAGCGAGCACACGCGCGAGCAGATCAACGGCATGGTCGCCGACGGGTGGAGCATCCTGCTGTTCCCGGAGGGCACGCGCACACGCGACGGCCGGATGGGACGACTCAAACACGGCACGGCAGCGATGTCGATCCAGTACGGGCTGCCGATCGTGCCGGTCTACCTGACCGGCACCCACGAGTCGCACGGCAAGGGCAGCAAGTGGCCGACGCCCCACCGTGTGCACGTGTACTTCGGCGAGCCGATCCCACCTCGCACCGACGACGACTATCGCGCGCTCACGACGGAACTCCGCGAACGGCTCGAGCTCCTCGCCGCCGAGGCCGGACGTGCCGAACCCTGA
- the pgsA gene encoding CDP-diacylglycerol--glycerol-3-phosphate 3-phosphatidyltransferase, protein MRARGAVVALTQLTVARIVAVPLIMALLLVGPDNPTMRWSAFGLFVAAAVTDFLDGYLARRWQVTSDLGSFLDTTADKLLTAGVLIALVEIGRAWSWIVVIIVARELVVMGLRGLVASTGAVMPPSVWGKLKTNVQFIAIALAIVRPGEAFVAGLYADEVVMLVAGFVTFMSGAEYLVRFRWLFRLDAGPGDEDDTSSGSRQHHDGGES, encoded by the coding sequence GTGCGAGCCCGAGGGGCGGTCGTCGCGCTGACACAACTCACGGTCGCGCGGATCGTGGCCGTGCCGCTCATCATGGCGTTGTTGCTGGTCGGGCCCGACAACCCCACCATGCGCTGGTCGGCCTTCGGTCTGTTCGTGGCCGCGGCGGTCACCGACTTCCTGGACGGCTACCTCGCTCGTCGGTGGCAGGTGACGAGCGACCTCGGGTCGTTCCTCGACACGACGGCCGACAAGCTGCTCACCGCGGGCGTGCTGATCGCCCTCGTCGAGATCGGCCGCGCCTGGTCCTGGATCGTGGTGATCATCGTCGCGCGCGAGCTCGTCGTGATGGGGCTGCGCGGCCTCGTCGCCTCGACCGGGGCGGTCATGCCCCCGTCGGTGTGGGGCAAGCTGAAGACCAACGTGCAGTTCATCGCGATCGCGCTGGCGATCGTGCGGCCCGGCGAGGCGTTCGTCGCGGGCCTCTACGCCGACGAGGTCGTCATGCTCGTGGCCGGGTTCGTGACGTTCATGAGCGGCGCGGAGTACCTCGTCCGGTTCCGATGGCTGTTCCGGCTGGACGCCGGGCCCGGCGACGAGGACGACACGTCGTCGGGCAGCAGACAGCACCACGACGGAGGGGAGTCCTGA